aggaatggtgtccctagactgtttgtcagagggtggagatggatggcaggagagagatcacttgatcattacttgttaggttcactccctctgggcacctggcattggccactgttggcagacaggatattgggctagatggacctttggtctgacccagtacagccgttattatgttcttatggtctGCTGTGTTAGAtatctgtgcagagccagggcagcacacagagggaacacacgcactcagttgactgttatcaacattgaacaaagcagagcaccacactggtagcaGCCCCACCCcattaccacgcggctctgagcggggaggagctcaggggccccgccagagCCACGCTGCATCTGTCCAGGGGAGCTCCTGGATGCgctaaggctctgggagaggggaagagacggGGTCGggtcaggctggggccggggagggagcctcagccattctcgtgggagcccctgtggagccggggcctgggacaaattgccccacttgcccccccccccagttggcccTGGTCTGATCTGTCATTTCTCATGAGCCCCTAGTACATTAGGTCTGATTATCATCCCATTGTCACTGGCCTAAATCACAAGGTACTGCGCTGAATCCAATAGGCATGATTCTACTTTCCATGTAGATGAGGGGTGGCTCTTCTGAAGGAAATGGAGTTATGTTGGTTTAAATTGGGAAGAATTCCACTGGAGTTTCAACAGCCTAATCAGGAGTAATCTACTTACTTATTTGGTTCTATGTGAGAGGAGAACCCAACCCACTATTAATAAATCAAAtgcaatttaattttgttttttttttaggttgCAACTTTGAATGAGTCAAAGGGAGATAAGtgctcaactcccattggcttagtcCCCTTTGAAACTCCCAGCCTCAGTTTATACAACACTGCAATCAGTAAACTAGATGGGCTTCCTAGAAGAGCCGCCCAAATGCTAAATCAGATGGGTAGATTGATTTATTAGGCAAACAGTGGGAGTCCTCTGTATTGACAATGGTGTAAATTATAGCCAAGTCTAGCTCCACTGTACATCTGAGGTAAAAAATACTCATTCAAAAATGTAATATAGAGTCCTCAGCTGGTTTACACATCATAGCACCACTGAGAATGCTGGGTCTATTTCTCTTTAGGCACAAATTGGCGCCAATCCAGGAAATCAATGGGGCTGTCCACTATATACCCCAGTTGAGGATCTAGTCCATCATGGTAGAATCTGGTAAAATAACAATAACTATTTAGTTTACCTAAATAGTCAAATCTGAAGCTGGAGGATCCTTTATTCACTGCAGATGACTTCTTTTTCTGACACCTAAGCATAAGGCAGTAAAGAATGCCCATCAGTGTAGGTGGAATAGTATTAAAATTGCTGGTCTGCCagattctgggactggatgagagagaatgaatcatttgataactgccctgttctgttcattccctctgaggtatcctgcactggccactgtctgaagacaggatactgggctacaaggaccattggtctgatccagtatggccgttcttctgtTCTTACGGTCTTAATGTAAAACAAGAGTTTTTTCCTTGAAGTTTAATCTATTAAGCTATTAAGTTATTAAGTTACCTAAGAGCTTAAGAGGTGGCTTTAATATGATCTATAAAGGTCAGATTCTTGTAggaatttaggtgcttaaagatgcagatagacatGTAGTGTAGATTTAAAAATCACgtcactgccattgacttcaatgggagataaGGACATAATTTGTCTAGTCACCTTTGAGAATCCCAATAAGTGCCTAACTGCATTTTTAGATGactaaatacctttaacaatctAGCCCTAAGTACCTGCAAAAGGAGAAGATTCCTGATAATTGAGGTGTCCTTAATCTAGCAGATAAAAGCAGAACGAGATccaattcagcctggaaataagaaGCAAATTTTTCACCAtgggggtaattaaccattagaaccaCTTGTCAAGGGTGTGGTGAGTTCTTcatcacctgaagtctttaaataaagACTGGATGTTTCCTTCAAAAGATACACTGTAGATCAGACACAAATTATGGGTTTGCTGAGGGAATCATTGGATGAAATTTCCTGGTTgaggttatacaggaggtcagcagagatgatcataatggtgccttctggctttaaaatttaTGAATCGCTGAAGTCAGTGAGCCTGATTATCCCCTCACTCaccccagtgtaaaccaggagtaactccactggagtgagTGGTCTGATTCCCCTCTCAAACACCTGGTGTAAaatttcccctttctgtgcctcagtttcccatttgtaaaaggtGGATAATGATCCTGGCctccttggtaaagtgctttgagagctactgatttaAAGCACCGCATAAGAGCgaaatattattgttattttttctctGGCAAAAGAATATGTCTCATTGTGCTTTGTTGTTCAGCCAACTCTCTTTGAGACAAGATCCAAGAATAATGGATGGAGGTTTGACACAAGGAACGAGCATGTGAAAGTTGTTCAGAATTCAGTGCAGAGCAACTCTATGAAGGTAGGTGTACGAGTTCACAAAACCCACATGGGGTTGTAGGAATTTGAGGACTGGCCCTTGAGTTATTTATTTAATGACTCCACAAGCAAAGCACTCAAAGTTCCTGAGAAAGTCTGTGGATTTCTCTGAAGATCATGTCCCAAGGCTGCCTCTGAGTAGATGAAATAAGCCTTCCTGAATGAAATACTTTTATTTTGCCTGAATATAGCAATTAAGAAGACAGTTGCATTTAAGATATAGATTGGTTATTTTCAATGATAGGTATATAAAGAGATATGCAAACAATTTATTAAGGATAGTTGATGGTTGACTCCATTAGGGCAGGCTGAGAGCTAGAACCTTTTGACAAGTGTGTTAGAGaaacagcattattattattattattattattattattattattattattattattattattaaataataacTGTATTGGTTTTCTCTCCATGTTCAGAGATCAGTTTCTTCTACATCTATTGTGATatcatttcccctcctccccccaattcTGGATACATCCACAGATCTAACACAGTGAGTATGTTTTGAAAATTCTTTGAATATCTTACCAGAATACGTAGGATTTACTCAAGTTTAATTGAAATCAGAACATTTTCTTGTTATTATTATTCCTAACATTTAAATTAATACTAGTTTAGATTCCTTGAACAGAACACATTTTGcattctgattttcttttcattgtttGTGCCAGGTTTTTTTAAGCTAGGATTTTCATTGGAGTTTAAAGGAGTTAGATGAACAAATTCCACTGAAATGCAATATATGTGGGTGCCCAATTCCCTCAAGCGTCTTTGAGAATGCCAGCCTGTGTTTCTGCATTGTGCTCACACTACTGTATAAAAACAGGTTAAACAATTTCTCTTGTATTTATAGTCAGCTTCTGATCAGTTTCACCTTCTTGCTGTCTTGCAGAATAATTGTAGTTTTGCAAATAATGCAGACTCTACACTttccaaaataaaacaatctTCCCCTTAATTAGTCCAAATCAGATCTGATgttttgagagagaaaaaataagtttttgacaagaagaaataaaagagagaatgaaaaagCTCTGTAGTCACCACATTTCAGAAAGAAGGACATGGAGTCCATTCCATCTTTTGTACAATCAACATAATTATTTACTAACTGCACCTCTGTTACACTTGTGAAAACATACTAAAGACAGTGCAGTTTGCAGGCGGGCCCATTAAACTGAATAAAATGGGGTCACACTTTGTATTGGGGCACTGTTTATAAATGCTTTCCAAATAGGGTTGGACAGCTTAGATTTTTATCGGGAAATGTCAATAAATcctatttcaccatacacacccaaaccgatgaaaaaatattttcattggtAATAATTAAAATTGATAGGTAGGCAAAGTAAggcaaatgctgcttgagaacttattagggtTTGATTAAAAGccatttactttgtgtattttgacacatgatgttgacagtttgtgttttaacagttataaagctttaaatgTTTGAATCTCAGAATGTATGGTCATTGAATAATTATTGCCTGACAGTCCCCCATTGTCTGTCCCtgccataatttcccacaatgtGGATATTTAAttgataaaaattaaataaaaatgtttaaaacccataattttgcacaactgtgcaaaaatacaaaaacaaggcttaaaaataaacattgatattatctgttgaaattatttaaaaaaatgatttttcccaAGCCTTCTTATAAGCAATTAAAAATTACAAGTATGTTAGAAACATGAGCAATATATGTGCATCAATAGAAAGCTTTACAAATGATTATGTCAGGGTTATAAGCAACATATTTTGACAGCTGGAAACAATACAAATTGCTCAAGCATTTATTAAAGCatcaattatttattaattgaacCTTATTATAAAGTATGACCAAAATGAGAGGTGAATGGAGTCTGGAAGTCTATGGTACCATCATGATTACCAATGGTTCAGAGGAGGTATAAGTCAAATATGAGGGTATCACCATCATCATCAACAGCGACAACAGTGGACTGTCCTATTGTTGCTAGAGTCAGGGGCCCAGTTGCCCACTAGAGGTCAGGCCCTTCCTTGAAAATAtaagccaggactcttgggttctgtttCAGGCTCAGGGTGAGGAGCGTGTTCTAGTAGCTCAGAAAAAGGAACTGGGAATTTGGATGCCcgggttctgtttccagctcgTTAATGGGTGCCCATCTCTGTCTAATGCCGTGAGCCGACAACATGCTGAGGGTTCCCAGCACTCATTGAGAGTTAAATGTTCACTACACCATACAAATTGTGTTCAGAATCCTGATATCTATGTGACTGCTCAGTTTGTTGTCTGTCAACAATGACCTGCATCTAACAAAATCACCTGTGTATTTTTTTGTCTTCCCTTTATGGTTTCATGTGTTTTGGCAGGTACACCACCTGGCCCCAATGGTGAAGGGAAATCAAACCAATGTGAAGGAATTTATTCTGCGTGGGTTCCCTGGATCTCGTTATTTGCAGATCTCACTCTTCATGCTATTCTTGTTTATGTACCTCCTGACACTCACAGGAAACATCACCATCATATCCTTAGTGGGGACCCACCGTCGCCTCCGCACCCCTATGTACTACTTCCTATGCAATCTTTCCTTCCTGGAGATCTGGTTCACCACAGCTACCATCCCCAAGACTCTTACCAATCTCGTGTCCCAAAGCAAAACCATCTCCTTCCTCAGCTGCCTCCTGCAgatgtattttgttttctccctaGGCTGCACTGAATTTCTACTCCTGGCTGTCATGGCCTATGATCGCTACTTGGCCATATGCCACCCATTGCGCTATAGCTCCATCATGAACAGCACATTGTTCATTCAGTTGGCCATTGGTTCCTGGGTAGGTGGCTTCCTGACTATTTCTGTGCCAGCATTTCTGATCACAAGGTTGTCCTTCTGTGGCCCTATGGTcatcaaccatttcttctgtgacatagATTCTTGGATAGATCTCTCCTGCACAGACACGCACCTTTTTGAGATGGTGTACATTTCTATCTGCTTTATTGTCATCCTAGGCTCCTGTGCAGTCACCCTGTTCTCCTACATTTACATCATCTCCACCATAGTGAGAATTCCATCTGCCCAAGGCCagaaaaaggccttttccacttgCTCTGCCCATCTCACCATTGTGGTTATATTGTATGGCTGTGCCATCTTCCTGTACGTCGAGCCTTCTAAACAGAACTCACTGGACATGAACAAAATTGTCTCTGTCTTCAATACTATTGTGACACCATTGCTTAACCCTTTCATTTACACTCTAAGGAATAAAGAAGTCAAGGAAATCTTGAGAAAGGCTTTCAGTAGGACATGATGTTATTGTCCAATGGCCTGGATATCATTGATTTAGGTAGTCAGCAAGGGGAAATCAAGTAAACCATCAAAACTTTTGAATATTAAATAAATCATTTATGGTAtctaaataaaatcaaataataataataatgcagaatttggcccagaatttGGAAACTATATTACCGGGACTGAGTCTCATTTAAAATAAGGCAACTTTGAATTCTTTTGGCAGTGTAAATGGGCCTTAAAATGGGTGTGACTGTAATTTACAAGGTCTGAAAGACCGCTTTACACTGCTGGAATGATGGAAAGGGGTCTTCTTTTCAatgaggatcaggccctcatTCTTTGTGTATGGAAACTAGCCTGATATGATATATTTCTCCATTTTACCCAGATACTTGCTTCTGACATTTAGCACTCTAGCACTTTTGATGGAGCTCCACAAGCATTGTGATCACTTTGCTTACAATCCAGAAAATGTTGATAAGACTCTCTGAAAACTTGGAGAAGACTTGGACGTTACTGGAAAGCTATGATAAAACTTTGTCACATCTGTCAACACGATGATGCAAATTGGACCGCTTCTTACAATCTTTCACATGATTTGACATCTTTCTAGCTCTATTACAACATTTTGACAAGGATCTACGGTGCAGaagccaaaggtatttaggtgctaaaATCAGGCTGGGACTTTCCAGGGAGTCTAACGGAATTAGGCACCAAGACCTCATTCAATTTTGATGGGATTTGTGGGCCTAACTCTCCTAGGCACCTTTAACAATTGCAAcctaaacaacaataaaatataaTCATGGGTCTATGTGTGGGTATTTTGACATgtaatgttgacaatttgtgttataATAGCTTATAAagcttaactttttgaatctgaaTGTCTATTGCCATTAAATAATTGCCTGGccactcctcctcccacccccaccccgtatAATTTCTCGCAACTGTGAAAATTGAAATggatcaaaatttaaaaaatgcttaaaagtaaACAGTGATATTAACCATCGATTTCTGCCAAGCCAATGTATATAACTTTATCCACTCATGGTAAAATTTAAGTCTGTGGTGCTTCTCAAGTGAGTTAGATCATTACAGTCTGGCCTAGTGAACTCCAGAGATTTTCCGCTTTATCCTATAATGTTTTTATACTGTGGATTTCATGTTGTcttaattagattgtaaactctttggagtagGGACCATTGTTTGGTTAATCacgtagcacaatggggtcctggtccacgaATGCATGACTGGGGCTCCCCAGCAAAGTTGGGTTGCTGGAATTTTCAGAGgcatccaattcccattgaaaatcaCCATCCAATTAGTCAGCCCCTCTGGAAATCCCTTTTGAGAAGTTGAATAAACCTTTTCCCATCTGAAGGATGATCCTTCACTGGTGTGAATGGTTACTGGCATAGGAGGTTCAAAGATATATTGGGTCCTGCCTAATCTcatcccacaccaaactggtgaaCAGGTGTGAATAGGGAACAAGGAGTCAGGCGGTGGGCCTATAGTGGGTGTGCCCATGGTTGGGACTTCTGACATCCAACCCTCAGTGCACAAACTGAGTACACAGGAAACAATCCCTACGTAATGTGGTACTCCTGCTCCATTGaaggaataaatgaagattctctCCTCAGGTCAATGAATGGAGGGCTATGTTTccaaggcatttaggtgcctaaagttgtgCATGGAcacttagacacctaactcccattgcaatcaatgagagttaggtgtctaaatgcctttgaggaactGAGCcataatgggattttcaaaagtgtctattTAAGTTAGCCACCTACcatccaatgggagttaggcacctcatcggtttaggtgctttggaaaatcccactaggctgtATCTTTATGTTCCTAaacacctttgagaatctggcctcAGTGTTAACAAGATCAAAGTGTGAGTTGGCAC
The sequence above is a segment of the Mauremys mutica isolate MM-2020 ecotype Southern chromosome 12, ASM2049712v1, whole genome shotgun sequence genome. Coding sequences within it:
- the LOC123346516 gene encoding olfactory receptor 6F1-like — translated: MVKGNQTNVKEFILRGFPGSRYLQISLFMLFLFMYLLTLTGNITIISLVGTHRRLRTPMYYFLCNLSFLEIWFTTATIPKTLTNLVSQSKTISFLSCLLQMYFVFSLGCTEFLLLAVMAYDRYLAICHPLRYSSIMNSTLFIQLAIGSWVGGFLTISVPAFLITRLSFCGPMVINHFFCDIDSWIDLSCTDTHLFEMVYISICFIVILGSCAVTLFSYIYIISTIVRIPSAQGQKKAFSTCSAHLTIVVILYGCAIFLYVEPSKQNSLDMNKIVSVFNTIVTPLLNPFIYTLRNKEVKEILRKAFSRT